Proteins encoded within one genomic window of Amorphoplanes friuliensis DSM 7358:
- a CDS encoding MAB_1171c family putative transporter — MNGALTGILLVVLWGTVAARLPTLWRDAQQRAMWATLCALALTKTVATPGVNSVLGELIPHPQILPHLLGVAAAYFLLRFISLITAYDAAHPRAARYQPLLAGVVVVLLIVLMNATPGGISTTGADLMAATLTPSATAYWVVLNGYLGTVLVIATALFWRISRSAAARLLRNGLRAIAMGTFLVAAYAVLKTGVIVAHGSGLTLPLQEIEPIANALRSAGTILAVVGAAVPAGGKLRSVIRSYRSLWALRPLWRVMRRTFPQVILFSRRRALVELAGVDDVQLRLYRRVIEIRDGMLTLRDYLPAGTLAEARLFVGESPALIEACGITLALHRHDSGLPPVDNGDHWAQVGGEVADEVAWLSAVAAAFRRKEPAAFTRRRTATVAG; from the coding sequence TTGAACGGCGCTCTCACCGGCATCCTGCTTGTTGTCCTGTGGGGCACGGTCGCGGCACGTCTGCCGACGCTGTGGCGCGACGCCCAGCAGCGGGCCATGTGGGCGACGCTGTGCGCGCTGGCGCTGACCAAGACCGTGGCGACGCCCGGCGTCAACTCCGTGCTCGGCGAGCTGATCCCGCATCCGCAGATCCTGCCGCACCTGCTCGGGGTCGCGGCCGCGTACTTCCTGCTGCGGTTCATCTCGCTGATCACCGCTTACGACGCCGCTCATCCCCGGGCCGCCCGATACCAGCCACTCCTGGCCGGTGTGGTGGTCGTCCTGCTCATCGTGCTGATGAACGCGACACCCGGAGGCATCTCGACCACGGGCGCCGACCTGATGGCAGCAACCCTGACACCTTCGGCGACGGCGTACTGGGTGGTGCTGAACGGTTACCTGGGCACGGTTCTGGTCATTGCGACCGCGCTGTTCTGGCGGATCAGCCGGTCGGCCGCGGCGCGCCTGCTCCGCAACGGTCTGCGGGCCATCGCGATGGGGACGTTCCTGGTGGCCGCGTACGCGGTGCTGAAGACCGGTGTGATCGTGGCGCACGGTTCGGGTCTGACCCTGCCCCTGCAGGAGATCGAGCCCATCGCCAACGCCCTGCGGTCGGCCGGCACGATCCTCGCCGTCGTCGGCGCGGCCGTCCCGGCGGGCGGAAAGCTGCGCTCGGTGATCCGGTCGTACCGTTCGCTGTGGGCTCTTCGTCCACTGTGGCGGGTGATGCGGCGGACCTTCCCGCAGGTGATCCTCTTCTCGCGGCGGCGCGCCCTGGTCGAGCTGGCCGGTGTCGACGACGTCCAGCTGCGGCTCTACCGCCGGGTCATCGAGATCCGGGACGGCATGCTGACCCTGCGCGACTATCTGCCCGCCGGCACGCTGGCCGAGGCGCGGCTCTTCGTGGGTGAGAGTCCGGCGCTGATCGAGGCGTGCGGCATCACGCTGGCCCTGCACCGGCACGACTCCGGGTTGCCGCCCGTGGACAACGGCGACCACTGGGCGCAGGTGGGTGGTGAGGTCGCCGACGAGGTCGCCTGGCTCAGCGCGGTCGCGGCGGCCTTCCGCCGCAAGGAACCGGCCGCGTTCACGCGCCGGCGCACCGCGACGGTGGCAGGCTGA
- the nhaA gene encoding Na+/H+ antiporter NhaA, with product MSLFGRGTWPEARRIAELLRAETVGGVLLLVAALAGLAWANSPWGDSYRSLSALHVGPLTLAEWAADGLLAIFFFVAGLELKREFVAGDLRDPRRAALPVVAAVGGMIAPAVIFTVINLNSGALAGWATPTATDIAFALAVLAVIGTHLPAALRTFLLTLAVVDDLLAITIIAIFYTSSLHLLPLLLALLPLAGFGLLVQRGVHRWWLLLPPAAVTWFLVHESGIHATVAGVLLAFTVPVHRDGMAEHFERRIRPLSSGFAVPVFAFFAAGVSVAAAGGLGASLRDSVTIGMIVGLVAGKTIGITGATWLVQRFTRASLDPGLSWWDVLGLSLLGGIGFTVSLLIGELAYGSGTVRDGHAKIGILLGSLISALLATIVLRLRDRHYRLIAVEESHDADEDGIPDVYQR from the coding sequence TTGTCCCTCTTCGGACGCGGCACCTGGCCCGAGGCACGCCGGATCGCCGAGCTGCTGCGCGCCGAAACCGTCGGCGGAGTGCTGCTCCTGGTCGCCGCGCTGGCCGGCCTCGCCTGGGCCAACTCACCCTGGGGTGACAGCTACCGCAGCCTCTCCGCTCTGCACGTCGGACCGCTCACCCTCGCGGAGTGGGCGGCCGACGGGCTGCTGGCGATCTTCTTCTTCGTCGCCGGTCTGGAGCTCAAGCGGGAGTTCGTCGCCGGGGACCTGCGTGATCCACGCCGCGCCGCACTGCCCGTCGTGGCCGCCGTCGGCGGGATGATCGCACCCGCCGTGATCTTCACCGTGATCAACCTGAACAGTGGCGCCCTCGCCGGATGGGCCACGCCGACCGCGACCGACATCGCGTTCGCGCTGGCCGTGCTCGCGGTCATCGGCACCCATCTGCCCGCCGCGCTGCGGACGTTCCTGCTGACGCTGGCCGTCGTCGACGACCTGCTCGCCATCACGATCATCGCGATCTTCTACACGTCGTCGCTGCACCTCCTGCCACTGCTGCTGGCGCTGCTGCCGCTGGCAGGATTCGGCCTGCTCGTCCAGCGCGGCGTACACCGATGGTGGCTGCTGCTGCCGCCGGCCGCGGTGACCTGGTTCCTGGTGCACGAGTCCGGCATCCACGCGACGGTGGCCGGTGTTCTGCTCGCCTTCACGGTTCCCGTGCACAGGGACGGGATGGCCGAGCATTTCGAACGCCGCATCCGGCCGCTGTCGTCCGGGTTCGCCGTACCGGTCTTCGCCTTCTTCGCCGCCGGGGTCTCGGTGGCCGCGGCGGGCGGACTCGGCGCCAGCCTGCGCGACTCGGTGACGATCGGCATGATCGTCGGTCTGGTCGCCGGCAAGACGATCGGCATCACCGGCGCGACCTGGCTGGTGCAGCGTTTCACCCGCGCCAGCCTCGACCCGGGCCTGAGCTGGTGGGACGTCCTCGGCCTGTCCCTGCTGGGCGGGATCGGCTTCACGGTGTCACTGCTGATCGGCGAGCTCGCCTACGGGTCCGGCACCGTCCGCGACGGCCACGCGAAGATCGGCATCCTCCTGGGTTCCCTGATCTCCGCACTGCTGGCGACGATCGTCCTGCGGCTGCGCGACCGGCACTACCGGCTGATCGCCGTCGAGGAGTCGCACGACGCGGACGAGGACGGCATCCCGGACGTCTACCAACGCTGA
- a CDS encoding ABC transporter permease, whose translation MSTATLSPPPDTAQAAAPVVASKLKVTQARVVRSEWIKFWSLRSTTVTLAAAVVLLVGIGLLASSMLNSGDTGGPGPDVLGPVSASLAGLTFAQLAFGTLGVLFMASEYSTGMIRSSLTAVPKRLPVLWGKIAVFAAVVFVVGLVASAVAFTGGQAIIGDGGASWSDPGVTRAVVGSAVVLAGSGVLGLALGALLRSTPAAISTLFGAMFLLSGVAQLLLPDAWRDDVVRFLPANAGDAFTAVTEGSGALTPWAGLAVFVAYVAAVVAGGAWRLKRSDA comes from the coding sequence ATGAGCACCGCGACCCTCTCCCCGCCCCCCGACACCGCTCAGGCCGCCGCGCCGGTCGTGGCGTCCAAGCTCAAGGTCACCCAGGCGCGGGTGGTCCGCTCCGAGTGGATCAAGTTCTGGTCGTTGCGTTCCACGACCGTCACGCTGGCCGCGGCCGTCGTCCTGCTCGTCGGCATCGGCCTGCTCGCGTCCTCGATGCTCAACTCGGGTGACACCGGCGGTCCTGGCCCCGACGTCCTCGGCCCGGTCAGTGCCAGTCTCGCCGGTCTGACCTTCGCGCAGCTGGCCTTCGGCACCCTGGGCGTGCTGTTCATGGCCAGTGAGTACAGCACCGGCATGATCCGCTCGTCGCTGACGGCCGTACCGAAGCGCCTCCCGGTCCTCTGGGGCAAGATCGCCGTTTTTGCGGCGGTGGTCTTCGTTGTCGGTCTTGTCGCCTCGGCCGTCGCCTTCACCGGCGGTCAGGCCATCATCGGTGACGGCGGCGCCTCCTGGTCGGACCCGGGCGTGACCCGCGCAGTCGTCGGCTCGGCGGTTGTCCTGGCCGGCTCCGGCGTCCTCGGCTTGGCCCTCGGCGCGCTGCTGCGGTCGACCCCGGCCGCCATCAGCACGCTGTTCGGCGCGATGTTTCTGCTCAGCGGTGTGGCTCAGCTCCTGCTGCCGGACGCCTGGCGCGACGACGTCGTCCGCTTTCTGCCCGCCAACGCCGGTGACGCGTTCACGGCGGTGACCGAGGGCTCGGGCGCCCTGACCCCCTGGGCCGGCCTCGCCGTCTTCGTGGCCTACGTCGCCGCGGTGGTCGCGGGTGGCGCCTGGCGCCTCAAGCGCTCCGACGCCTGA